One stretch of Ictalurus punctatus breed USDA103 chromosome 5, Coco_2.0, whole genome shotgun sequence DNA includes these proteins:
- the LOC108265216 gene encoding axonemal dynein light intermediate polypeptide 1, with product MTMSTPIESLVKYKKPELVSKNTENSPKAWSLKASPQQPAISDPVPPPPKPKRPSSNAIKQQTEDLLNSILPPREWMENNQLWIQQVSSTQCSRSDITHLQETLDLKLQQRQARDTGICPARRELYTQCFDELIRQVTINCAERGVLLLRVRDETRMTIAAYQTLYESSVALGMKKALQAEQQKKGTEKKIAELENEKRELERQLNEQKAKCEEIERRENDRRQVEEKKRTDKIQLLNRTNQQLKAQLNAIIAPK from the exons atgacCATGAGTACTCCTATTGAATCTTTGGTCAAATACAAGAAACCGGAGCTGGTGAGCAAGAACACCGAGAACTCACCAAAG GCTTGGTCTCTGAAGGCGAGTCCCCAGCAGCCCGCCATCTCTGATCCAGTTCCACCTCCACCCAAACCCAAAAGACCTTCATCTAATGCCATTAAACAGCAAACAGAGGATCTTCTTAATTCCATCCTACCACCAAG AGAATGGATGGAGAATAATCAGCTGTGGATACAGCAGGTGTCCAGCACGCAGTGCAGTCGGTCAGACATCACTCATCTGCAAGAGACACTGGATCTCAAACTGCAGCAGAGACAGGCCAGAGATACGGGCATTTGCCCTGCCCGCAGAGAGCTCTACACACAGTGCTTTG atGAGCTCATCAGACAAGTTACCATCAACTGTGCTGAGAGAGGAGTGCTGCTTTTACGAGTGAGAGATGAGACTCGCATGACCATTGCTGCCTATCAGACCCTGTATGAGAGCAGTGTGGCCTTAGGCATGAAGAAAGCTCTGCAGGCTGAGCAGCAGAAGAAAGGCACTGAGAAAAAG ATTGCAGAATTGGAGAATGAGAAGCGGGAACTGGAAAGGCAGTTAAATGAGCAGAAGGCTAAATGTGAGGAAATTGAGAGACGAGAAAATGACCGGCGACAGGTTGAAGAGAAGAAGCGCACTGACAAGATCCAGCTTCTCAACCGCACCAACCAACAACTGAAG GCGCAGCTGAATGCAATCATTGCCCCAAAGTAG